Part of the Henckelia pumila isolate YLH828 chromosome 2, ASM3356847v2, whole genome shotgun sequence genome is shown below.
CAGCCAATAAAGGGGCAAGACATCAAGAACAAGGTAAGACCCTGCAACAATATCATCTCACTTACATAAGAGAACCAATTAGTAGAACTtagatcagaaaataaatactcaCCGCGTAAACAACGCCTTCCACGAAACCAACTTTGTTCCCCCGGACAGATGCTTCTTCTCTCACAGAATTTTTGGCACCAAATCCGTTCCCCCGGACAGATGCTGCTGCTCTCACAGAATTTTTGGCACGTTCGTGCCTCATAACTGCTTTCATAGCCATCTTCAATCGGCTGGAACTCGTcatcaacaatcttcaatcgtCTGGTTAGGGTTTGGTTGAACAACAACTATTGAGGGATGAGAAATCAGAATGGATGGCCTTTTAAAAGTAAGTGGAAAAGGTACGGGCCCAATATATCTACGaataaaaatgtatttttatgtttattgaaCCAATTTTTTGTGAGGCCCAattaattttttactttttattttattttatggcaccgtttggtttgattgataggataagtaattcatagataagtaatattatgtaaattaaaaaaaaatagttaatacattatttgatttagtggatagattataatttatttgatttaattgatgtaaaattattaattaataaatagataaataatatgacgaaaataagacgaaattaattgggataagttatacatagattaataatacatatatgtattattAGTAGGTACAAGTAGTCACCTCAATTTTTTGAGGTATTTACACTCAGGTTTGTGGTGCAATATatgattatttatatttttttaataaattaaacatgcatttataTTTGTATATGGAGTAAAATGGAAGATTTAGAAATATGACCTTCACCTTATTccacttttaaaaaataaccttCATTTTTTATATTACCAAAATATTCCtactaaataaattattaaattatctTTATTCACAAATCCAACCACTAAAATTTAAAACCAGATTTCACTTCTTTTGTAAACTCTTTGTTTTGTCTCGCTCGTAAACTCTTCTTCCTTATAGTCTCCAgaaatcatatttttttcatatcaCCATCTTCCTCTATTCTTAATTATATATCTCTAAAAAATATATCCACACTCTAGTGGCCATCTTCTTCCTCCCACAATCATATTTTTCAAGAGTCCATCTTCTTCACCACACACGATTGCTACTTACGATGTTGAATGAAAGAGTTCTTGTAAGTTTATTTACCTATTTTGCAAAAATATTGTGAAATTTGTTAGCAATAGTTTCTGGGTTTTGATGTTTTGTATGATTTGAAgacatatatgatttttgaggtgTTTACACTCATGTTTGTGGCACAACatatgattattttatttatttatatctatttaataaattaaacatgcatttataTTTGTATATGTCTTATTttatactttaattttt
Proteins encoded:
- the LOC140882060 gene encoding uncharacterized protein; translated protein: MTSSSRLKMAMKAVMRHERAKNSVRAAASVRGNGFGAKNSVREEASVRGNKVGFVEGVVYAPIEDGYKSSFEARTCQKFCERRSICRGEQSWFHCFFRGSYPVRHVLPLYWLVRK